One stretch of Papaver somniferum cultivar HN1 unplaced genomic scaffold, ASM357369v1 unplaced-scaffold_154, whole genome shotgun sequence DNA includes these proteins:
- the LOC113336847 gene encoding probable protein phosphatase 2C 5, with product MSKSSEVITTTDMRSPLVPLATLIGRELRGDKVGKPSIRCGQAGLAKKGEDYFLIKPDCQRIPGNPSTSFSVYAIFDGHNGISAAIFVKENLLNHVMSAIPQELGREEWLKALPRALVAGFVKSDMEFQRKGETSGTTVTFVVIDGWTVTAACVGDSRCVLDTQGGVVSDLTVDHRLEENVEERERVTASGGEVGRLNVFGGTEVGPLRCWPGGLCLSRSIGDMDVGEYIVPIPHVKQVKLSKAGGRLIIASDGIWDALSSEMAAQSCRGLPAELAAKMVVKEALRSRGLKDDTTCLVVDIIPPPENSVAPPEPKKKPNVLSSIIFGKKSQNSINKPTNKLSAVGVVEELFEEGSAMLSERLGKDFPWKSNSGLLRCAVCQVDQTPSEGITVNSGPFFSAASSPWEGPFLCTNCRKKKDAMEGKRPSQSTAVMTT from the exons ATGAGCAAATCATCGGAAGTTATTACTACAACAGATATGAGATCTCCTTTAGTTCCTCTTGCTACTTTGATAGGACGTGAATTGAGAGGTGATAAAGTTGGTAAACCTTCAATTAGATGTGGACAGGCTGGTTTGGCTAAGAAAGGTGAAGATTATTTTTTGATTAAACCAGATTGTCAAAGGATCCCTGGGAACCCATCCACTTCTTTTTCCGTCTATGCG ATCTTTGATGGGCATAATGGAATATCTGCTGCTATATTTGTGAAAGAAAATTTGTTAAACCACGTTATGAGTGCCATACCTCAAGAATTGGGTAGGGAAGAGTGGCTTAAAGCACTTCCTCGGGCACTAGTTGCTGGTTTTGTCAAGTCTGATATGGAATTTCAGAGGAAAG GAGAAACTTCTGGAACAACGGTTACTTTTGTTGTGATTGATGGATGGACTGTGACAGCCGCATGTGTTGGGGATTCTAGATGTGTATTGGATACACAAGGGGGCGTGGTTTCCGATTTGACTGTTGATCATCGATTAGAAGAGAATGTTGAAGAGAGGGAGCGCGTTACAGCCAGTGGGGGTGAAGTTGGTAGGCTTAATGTGTTTGGAGGTACTGAG GTTGGACCACTCCGTTGCTGGCCTGGTGGATTATGCCTTTCAAGGTCGATTGGTGATATGGACGTGGGAGAATATATTGTCCCAATACCGCATGTTAAGCAAGTGAAG CTATCAAAAGCTGGAGGACGATTAATAATTGCATCAGATGGTATCTGGGATGCTTTGTCGTCTGAGATGGCTGCACAATCTTGCCGGGGTTTACCTGCAGAGCTTGCCGCAAAGATGGTTGTGAAG GAAGCTCTGAGGTCAAGGGGACTGAAAGATGACACCACATGCCTAGTTGTTGACATCATTCCTCCTCCTGAAAATTCTGTTGCACCCCCAGAACCTAAAAAGAAACCAAATGTGCTTAGTTCCATTATATTTGGGAAGAAATCTCAGAATTCCATCAATAAACCGACGAATAAGCTCTCTGCTGTTGGAGTTGTTGAGGAGCTTTTTGAGGAGGGTTCTGCAATGCTTTCAGAAAG GTTGGGTAAGGATTTCCCCTGGAAGTCAAACTCTGGCTTACTAAGGTGTGCGGTGTGTCAAGTGGATCAAACCCCTAGTGAGGGTATAACTGTGAATTCTGGACCATTCTTTTCAGCCGCATCTAGCCCTTGGGAAGGCCCGTTTCTATGCACAAACTGCCGGAAGAAAAAGGATGCCATGGAAGGGAAACGACCAAGTCAATCTACTGCTGTGATGACCACTTAG